In a genomic window of Desulfobulbaceae bacterium:
- a CDS encoding iron ABC transporter permease, with product MGYIKIPTSDVLQVLLARIFGGEVSPEINPLFPVVILDVRLPRILTAAIVGGGLAIAGVVFQAILLNPLADPYTLGVSSGAAFGAALALVINITMLGSFSVGLFAFSGAMLALLSVLYLSSVDGRFSSNTLILSGVIVAAILSAGIGFIKHLADEQVSVIIFWLMGSFASKTWSDVLLTLVFTLLTFLVAMFYSRDLNIMSMGVRTSDSLGVDTVGTRKILLTTASLITAICVSVSGIIGFIGLIIPHLMRFITGPDNRKLIPASALAGAILLLMADTFSRAVLPSEVPIGVLTALIGGPFFCYIFRQRQLGK from the coding sequence ATGGGTTATATAAAGATTCCGACCAGCGACGTGCTGCAGGTACTCTTAGCCCGGATTTTCGGCGGCGAAGTCAGTCCTGAAATAAATCCCCTCTTTCCTGTGGTCATTTTAGATGTGCGCCTGCCGCGCATATTAACTGCAGCAATTGTTGGCGGCGGGTTGGCAATTGCCGGAGTTGTTTTTCAGGCAATTCTATTAAACCCACTGGCAGACCCCTACACCTTGGGTGTTTCCTCTGGGGCCGCCTTCGGTGCCGCCCTAGCGCTGGTTATCAATATCACTATGTTAGGCAGTTTCTCTGTTGGTCTTTTTGCCTTTAGCGGCGCAATGCTGGCCCTTCTGTCTGTTTTATATCTCTCTTCAGTTGACGGCAGGTTCTCATCCAACACCCTTATTCTTTCAGGCGTTATCGTTGCGGCAATACTTTCTGCGGGTATCGGTTTCATTAAACATCTCGCCGATGAACAGGTCTCGGTAATCATCTTCTGGCTGATGGGCAGCTTCGCCTCAAAAACCTGGTCGGATGTACTCCTAACTCTGGTCTTTACCCTACTGACCTTTCTAGTTGCCATGTTCTATAGCCGAGACCTGAACATCATGTCTATGGGTGTACGCACATCCGATTCGCTTGGGGTTGATACCGTTGGAACCAGAAAGATTTTGCTGACAACCGCTTCGCTTATTACAGCAATTTGCGTTTCTGTTTCTGGAATTATCGGCTTTATCGGTCTGATTATTCCGCATCTGATGCGATTTATCACCGGCCCTGACAATAGAAAACTCATCCCAGCCTCGGCTTTGGCCGGCGCGATACTTTTGCTGATGGCCGACACCTTCAGCCGTGCTGTTTTACCATCTGAAGTTCCTATCGGCGTTTTAACAGCCCTTATTGGCGGCCCTTTTTTCTGTTATATCTTCAGGCAAAGACAGTTGGGCAAATAA
- a CDS encoding PepSY-associated TM helix domain-containing protein codes for MSLSSLSTNKFLYKIHRWGGLFIAVFVLFYSLTGILLNHRQSFDFFIEKSSTFHTITPLDATPINTFIDHYKKQINRNDDPKIIRIRQDNAIEFLYGSHGKTTYIITPETGQMETVTKHDSEPFAYFNKLHKASGTSRLWVVLTDAVSLLLIVITLSSLAYLRYKALDFIMIGMGVLFCLLGGFLA; via the coding sequence GTGTCCCTATCATCACTCTCAACAAATAAATTTCTCTACAAAATACACCGTTGGGGTGGGCTGTTCATTGCTGTTTTTGTACTTTTTTACAGCCTAACCGGAATACTATTAAACCACAGACAATCATTTGACTTTTTCATAGAAAAAAGCTCAACATTCCACACTATTACACCGCTTGACGCCACACCAATAAACACCTTTATTGATCATTACAAAAAACAGATTAACCGTAATGACGACCCTAAAATAATCCGCATTCGCCAGGACAACGCCATTGAATTTCTTTATGGTTCCCACGGCAAAACAACCTATATTATTACCCCTGAAACCGGACAGATGGAGACAGTAACTAAACACGACAGCGAGCCCTTCGCGTATTTCAATAAACTGCATAAAGCCTCCGGCACAAGCCGTCTCTGGGTAGTGCTTACTGATGCAGTATCCTTACTGCTTATCGTGATCACCCTATCGTCGCTGGCCTATTTACGCTACAAAGCCCTTGATTTTATTATGATCGGCATGGGAGTTCTTTTTTGTCTACTGGGAGGATTCCTTGCCTGA
- a CDS encoding ABC transporter substrate-binding protein, with product MKNNKTTYLNPLLLLSCLVFTGLMASVFSQAEPVRAESITDQSGAEISFAKPFTRIISLYPAHTENLFALGLDQEIIGVSKNDTYPQQTREKPKFHYREDPEKFIAALPDLVLVRPMIYRAYPDLISKLNLAGIVVISLQPTSIAETYSYWRTLGTLTGRAAQAEELIRHFKIRVAGITEKVATISPETRQKVYFEAIHKKMKTFSPGSITVFALETAGGINIAADAEIVRDTNIAYYGKEKILSKSREIDVFLAQNGKMNRITEEIIKNEPGFKAIKAIENDTICIVDEAIVSRPTVRLLEGIETIGRCLYPEVFR from the coding sequence ATGAAAAACAATAAAACAACATATCTCAATCCCCTGCTATTATTGTCTTGTTTGGTATTCACAGGATTAATGGCTTCGGTCTTCAGCCAGGCAGAACCGGTTCGGGCAGAGTCGATAACAGACCAGAGCGGGGCAGAGATCAGCTTTGCTAAACCTTTTACCAGGATCATTTCTCTGTACCCTGCTCACACTGAGAACCTCTTTGCTTTGGGCCTTGACCAGGAGATTATTGGCGTCTCAAAAAACGACACCTATCCCCAACAGACCAGGGAAAAACCTAAATTCCATTACCGGGAAGACCCGGAGAAATTCATTGCCGCCCTGCCCGATCTTGTTCTGGTGCGACCCATGATTTACCGGGCCTACCCTGATCTGATCAGCAAACTCAACCTGGCAGGTATCGTCGTAATCTCGCTACAACCTACTTCAATTGCCGAGACCTATTCCTATTGGCGAACATTAGGCACGCTGACTGGCAGAGCTGCTCAAGCAGAAGAGCTGATTAGGCACTTTAAAATTAGAGTAGCTGGAATAACTGAAAAGGTTGCGACAATCTCACCGGAGACCCGTCAGAAGGTCTACTTTGAAGCCATTCACAAAAAGATGAAAACATTTTCACCTGGAAGCATTACAGTCTTTGCCCTGGAAACCGCGGGAGGAATCAATATAGCCGCCGATGCCGAAATCGTCCGCGACACCAACATCGCCTACTACGGCAAAGAAAAAATCCTTTCAAAGTCCCGCGAAATTGACGTATTCCTGGCCCAAAACGGCAAAATGAATCGTATCACTGAAGAAATCATAAAAAACGAACCAGGCTTTAAGGCCATAAAGGCCATAGAAAACGATACCATCTGTATCGTCGACGAAGCTATCGTCTCCCGACCGACAGTTCGCTTACTTGAAGGGATAGAGACAATCGGCAGATGTCTTTACCCTGAGGTTTTTCGCTAA
- a CDS encoding ABC transporter ATP-binding protein, with the protein MNLFTLNNISCAYGTTEALQDISISLDTNKFYGLIGPNGSGKTTLLDLLLGNLKPASGTVTFKTKSLKAWERRSLAKEIALVPQEFGMNFDFTVEELILMGRHPHIPRFANPGEHDLAIVHEIMEQLNIVKLRKRFVTQLSGGEKQRVVVARALAQETNVLILDEATSNLDIHHSIHIFQVVKDRVTSKGGSVIAAIHDLNFAAAFCDEIILLEQGKIAAIGTPEEVLTPESLHAVFGINCQAYFNEFSEAYQIAYQYRGVANA; encoded by the coding sequence ATGAATCTCTTCACTCTCAACAATATTTCATGCGCCTACGGTACGACAGAGGCTTTGCAGGATATTTCAATCAGCCTCGACACCAACAAGTTCTACGGACTCATAGGGCCTAATGGCAGCGGCAAAACCACGCTGCTTGACTTGCTGCTCGGCAATCTCAAACCGGCATCTGGTACGGTCACCTTTAAAACAAAGAGTTTAAAGGCTTGGGAGAGGCGCAGCTTAGCGAAAGAGATCGCCCTGGTACCACAGGAATTTGGTATGAATTTTGATTTTACCGTTGAAGAGTTGATACTTATGGGGCGTCATCCTCATATACCGCGCTTTGCAAATCCCGGTGAACACGATCTGGCAATTGTCCATGAGATAATGGAGCAGTTGAATATTGTCAAACTGCGCAAACGATTCGTCACCCAGTTAAGCGGGGGTGAAAAACAACGAGTTGTAGTCGCACGCGCATTAGCCCAGGAAACGAATGTGCTTATTCTTGATGAAGCAACCTCAAACCTCGACATTCATCACAGTATTCACATTTTTCAAGTGGTTAAGGACAGGGTTACAAGCAAAGGCGGCTCTGTGATTGCCGCCATTCATGATCTTAATTTTGCGGCAGCCTTTTGCGATGAAATCATCCTTCTTGAACAGGGAAAAATCGCAGCAATCGGAACCCCCGAAGAGGTTTTAACCCCGGAATCCCTTCATGCTGTTTTCGGGATTAACTGTCAGGCCTATTTCAATGAGTTTTCAGAGGCCTACCAGATTGCCTATCAATATCGGGGAGTTGCCAATGCTTAA